From one Lolium rigidum isolate FL_2022 chromosome 4, APGP_CSIRO_Lrig_0.1, whole genome shotgun sequence genomic stretch:
- the LOC124646934 gene encoding ATP-dependent 6-phosphofructokinase 6-like has protein sequence MEAPTVVFASAPAITAGVPQHKILDLKVMPATAPQAPARKTKLPKKKLAGGGGGYVLEDVPHLTDFLPQLQSYPNPLQDHPAYSVVKQYFVNADDTVSKNIVVHENSARGTHFRRAGPRQRVYFQPDEVSAAIVTCGGLCPGLNTVIRELVCGLHDMYGVTNVVGIEGGYKGFYARNTVELTPRSVNGIHKRGGTVLGTSRGGQDTAKIVDSIQDRGINQVYIVGGDGTQKGAAVIHEEVRRRGLKCAVIGVPKTIDNDIAVIDKSFGFDTAVEEAQRAINAAHVEAESTENGIGVVKLMGRNSGFIAMHATLASRDVDCCLIPESPFFLEGKDGLLAFAERRLRDNGHMVIVLAEGAGQDLIAKGMPLADTHDASGNKHLLDVGLWLSHKIKEHFRKKPNCPISLKYIDPTYMIRAVPSNASDNVYCTLLAHSALHGAMAGYTGFVVAPVNGRHAYIPFYRITEKQNKVVITDRMWARVLCSTNQPCFLSPEDVENARQLDEEEPQIPLIEGQNSLVKASPMSMCNGHGHLCNGTTY, from the exons ATGGAGGCCCCTACCGTCGTCTTCGCTTCGGCTCCCGCGATCACTGCCGGCGTACCGCAGCATAAGATTCTCGACCTGAAGGTGATGCCGGCTACGGCGCCtcaggcgccggcgaggaagactaAATTGCCCAAGAAGaagctggccggcggcggcggtgggtatGTCCTCGAGGACGTGCCGCACCTCACCGACTTCCTCCCTCAGCTCCAGAGCTACCCCAATCCCCTCCAAGACCATCCCGCCTACTCCGTCGTCAA GCAGTACTTCGTGAACGCGGACGACACGGTGTCCAAGAACATCGTCGTGCACGAGAACAGCGCGCGCGGGACGCACTTCCGGCGCGCGGGGCCGCGCCAGCGCGTCTACTTCCAGCCGGACGAGGTGTCGGCGGCCATCGTCACCTGCGGCGGGCTCTGCCCGGGGCTCAACACGGTCATCCGGGAGCTCGTCTGCGGCCTCCACGACATGTACGGCGTCACCAACGTCGTGGGCATCGAGGGCGGCTACAAGGGCTTCTACGCGCGCAACACGGTGGAGCTCACGCCGCGCTCCGTCAACGGCATCCACAAGCGCGGTGGCACCGTGCTCGGCACCTCGCGCGGCGGCCAGGACACGGCCAAGATCGTCGACAGCATCCAGGACCGCGGCATCAACCAGGTCTACATCGTCGGCGGCGACGGCACGCAGAAGGGCGCCGCCGTGATCCACGAGGAGGTCCGCCGCCGCGGTCTCAAGTGCGCGGTGATCGGCGTGCCCAAGACCATCGACAACGACATCGCCGTCATCGACAAGTCCTTCGGCTTCGACACCGCCGTCGAGGAGGCGCAGCGCGCCATCAACGCCGCGCACGTCGAGGCCGAGAGCACCGAGAACGGCATCGGCGTCGTCAAGCTCATGGGCCGCAACAGCGGCTTCATCGCCATGCACGCAACACTCGCCAGCCGCGACGTCGACTGCTGCCTCATCCCGGAGTCCCCCTTCTTCCTCGAAGGCAAGGACGGCCTACTCGCGTTCGCCGAGAGGCGCCTCCGCGACAACGGCCACATGGTCATCGTCCTCGCCGAGGGCGCCGGCCAGGACCTCATTGCCAAGGGCATGCCCCTCGCCGACACCCACGACGCCTCCGGCAACAAGCACCTCCTCGATGTCGGCCTCTGGCTCTCCCACAAGATCAAGGAGCACTTCAGGAAGAAACCCAACTGCCCAATAAGCCTCAAGTACATCGACCCGACCTACATGATCCGCGCCGTGCCCTCCAACGCCTCCGACAACGTCTATTGCACGCTGCTGGCGCACAGCGCCCTCCACGGCGCCATGGCCGGCTACACCGGCTTCGTCGTCGCGCCCGTCAACGGCAGGCACGCGTACATCCCCTTCTAC AGGATCACCGAGAAGCAGAACAAGGTGGTGATCACCGACAGGATGTGGGCCAGGGTGCTCTGCTCCACGAACCAGCCCTGCTTCCTGAGCCCCGAGGACGTCGAGAACGCGAGGCAGCTGGACGAGGAGGAGCCACAGATCCCGCTCATCGAGGGCCAGAACTCGCTCGTCAAGGCTTCGCCCATGTCAATGTGCAACGGCCATGGCCATCTCTGCAATGGCACGACGTACTGA